From a single Nicotiana tomentosiformis chromosome 2, ASM39032v3, whole genome shotgun sequence genomic region:
- the LOC104116182 gene encoding probable WRKY transcription factor 3 isoform X1 — protein sequence MTSFGALHKPACDGYNWRKYGQKMGKASECPRSYYKCTHLKCLAKKKVERSVDGHITEITYNGWHNHELPQPSKKRKDGSALNGTDCSEVRPDIRTHDRTVVNSSDVSSPSRPDQVSTQLASLLLVKRKRAETKNYLIEVDEGHDEPDAKRKKKAVKTLASSHGTVAGSKIVLPTRSEVDVVKDGYNWRKYGQKVVKGNQNLSCYYKLLSRKSGRHQEIENVSAVQMEIIRKWILVVRSPSDLPAHDAILILNLKNLMDYAMHYRIGPWKNYHNTSFSLFWGICLFYFVFCENTITCKFNGVESGFSALES from the exons ATGACATCCTTTGGTGCTCTCCATAAACCAGCTTGTGATGGTTATAACTGGAGAAAATATGGCCAGAAGATGGGTAAGGCCAGTGAATGCCCTCGGAGCTACTATAAGTGCACACATCTCAAATGTCTAGCGAAGAAGAAGGTTGAGCGATCCGTTGATGGTCACATAACTGAGATCACATATAATGGCTGGCACAACCATGAACTTCCTCAACCAAGCAAAAAAAGAAAGGATGGTTCTGCTTTGAATGGTACAGACTGCTCGGAAGTTCGGCCTGACATTCGCACGCATGATAGGACAGTAGTGAATAGCTCAGATGTGTCTTCCCCTTCTCGTCCTGACCAGGTTTCAACCCAATTGGCATCTCTACTTCTTGTGAAAAGAAAACGTGCTGAAACCAAAAACTATTTGATAGAAGTAGACGAGGGACATGATGAACCAGATGCGAAGAGAAA GAAGAAAGCAGTTAAGACACTAGCTTCATCACATGGCACAGTAGCTGGATCCAAGATTGTTCTGCCGACGAGAAGTGAAGTTGATGTTGTAAAGGACGGGTACAATTGGCGAAAATATGGGCAGAAGGTGGTAAAGGGAAATCAGAACCTAAG TTGCTATTACAAACTCTTATCCAGAAAATCTGGTCGGCATCAAGAAATAGAAAATGTAAGTGCGGTTCAGATGGAAATAATAAGAAAGTGGATCCTGGTTGTAAGAAGCCCATCTGATTTGCCCGCTCATGATGCTATTTTAATTTTGAACTTGAAGAATTTGATG GATTATGCCATGCACTATAGGATAGGGCCGTGGAAAAATTACCATAATACTTCCTTTTCCCTGTTCTGGGGAATATGTTTGTTTTATTTTGTATTCTGTGAAAATACCATCACATGTAAATTTAATGGTGTAGAGTCGGGATTTAGCGCTCTTGAATCCTGA
- the LOC104116182 gene encoding probable WRKY transcription factor 3 isoform X2: MTSFGALHKPACDGYNWRKYGQKMGKASECPRSYYKCTHLKCLAKKKVERSVDGHITEITYNGWHNHELPQPSKKRKDGSALNGTDCSEVRPDIRTHDRTVVNSSDVSSPSRPDQVSTQLASLLLVKRKRAETKNYLIEVDEGHDEPDAKRKKKAVKTLASSHGTVAGSKIVLPTRSEVDVVKDGYNWRKYGQKVVKGNQNLRDYYRCTYPKCKVRKQVLRASTDPKAITTYKGEHNHDTPAYKTQQRYLALRK; the protein is encoded by the exons ATGACATCCTTTGGTGCTCTCCATAAACCAGCTTGTGATGGTTATAACTGGAGAAAATATGGCCAGAAGATGGGTAAGGCCAGTGAATGCCCTCGGAGCTACTATAAGTGCACACATCTCAAATGTCTAGCGAAGAAGAAGGTTGAGCGATCCGTTGATGGTCACATAACTGAGATCACATATAATGGCTGGCACAACCATGAACTTCCTCAACCAAGCAAAAAAAGAAAGGATGGTTCTGCTTTGAATGGTACAGACTGCTCGGAAGTTCGGCCTGACATTCGCACGCATGATAGGACAGTAGTGAATAGCTCAGATGTGTCTTCCCCTTCTCGTCCTGACCAGGTTTCAACCCAATTGGCATCTCTACTTCTTGTGAAAAGAAAACGTGCTGAAACCAAAAACTATTTGATAGAAGTAGACGAGGGACATGATGAACCAGATGCGAAGAGAAA GAAGAAAGCAGTTAAGACACTAGCTTCATCACATGGCACAGTAGCTGGATCCAAGATTGTTCTGCCGACGAGAAGTGAAGTTGATGTTGTAAAGGACGGGTACAATTGGCGAAAATATGGGCAGAAGGTGGTAAAGGGAAATCAGAACCTAAG GGATTATTATCGGTGCACATATCCTAAATGCAAAGTACGCAAACAAGTCTTGAGGGCTTCAACTGATCCAAAAGCAATAACAACCTACAAAGGCGAGCATAATCATGATACTCCCGCTTATAAAACCCAGCAAAGATACTTAGCGTTGAGAAAGTAA